The Paenibacillus sp. FSL R7-0204 genome includes a region encoding these proteins:
- a CDS encoding glycoside hydrolase family 130 protein — translation MNDLTTGTLTSSPVMVRHPLNPILKPSDVPYGPAMVFNAGVTKFKGRYVMVFRNDYGDESKGIVAPHHTTNLGLAFSDDGVSWEVQPEPCWSWHDEEVVRVYDPRLSVVGDRCYMCFAVDTRHGLRGGIAVTDDFRSFEVLSLSLPDNRNMVLFPEMIGGKYVRLERPLPVYSRGGRDRFDMWMSDSPDLKYWGNHKLLLAVEQVAYANDKVGPGAPPVKTDKGWLTTFHAVDLDPARGKNGWEDTWKKRYTAGIMLLDLEDPSRIIGRAAAPLLVPEAVYETAGGFRNDVIFPGGMILEDSGEVKIYYGAADTVECLATAHVDDLLRLCLEPGE, via the coding sequence ATGAACGATCTGACAACAGGCACGCTGACTTCAAGTCCGGTAATGGTCCGGCATCCGCTTAACCCGATTCTGAAGCCTTCTGATGTACCCTATGGACCGGCCATGGTATTCAACGCCGGGGTGACAAAATTCAAGGGCAGATATGTCATGGTGTTCCGCAATGATTATGGCGATGAGAGCAAGGGAATCGTGGCTCCTCATCATACGACCAATCTGGGCCTGGCCTTCAGCGATGACGGCGTAAGCTGGGAGGTACAGCCGGAGCCCTGCTGGTCCTGGCATGATGAAGAGGTGGTCCGGGTGTATGACCCGCGCCTGAGTGTCGTCGGAGACCGCTGTTATATGTGCTTCGCAGTCGATACGCGTCACGGGCTGCGCGGCGGGATCGCTGTCACTGACGATTTCCGTTCGTTTGAAGTGCTAAGCCTGTCGCTGCCGGATAACCGCAATATGGTGCTCTTCCCGGAGATGATCGGAGGCAAGTATGTAAGGCTGGAGCGCCCGCTTCCGGTGTACAGCCGGGGCGGCCGCGACCGCTTCGATATGTGGATGAGCGATTCCCCTGATCTGAAGTACTGGGGGAACCATAAGCTGCTGCTGGCCGTTGAGCAAGTGGCTTATGCCAATGACAAGGTAGGTCCCGGTGCCCCTCCGGTGAAGACGGACAAGGGCTGGCTGACCACCTTCCATGCGGTGGATCTCGACCCTGCCCGGGGCAAGAACGGCTGGGAGGACACCTGGAAGAAACGCTACACCGCCGGTATTATGTTGCTGGACCTCGAAGATCCCAGCCGGATTATTGGCCGGGCGGCAGCACCGCTGCTGGTGCCCGAAGCGGTGTATGAAACGGCAGGCGGCTTCCGCAACGATGTGATTTTTCCCGGCGGGATGATCCTGGAGGACTCGGGCGAAGTCAAAATCTATTACGGTGCAGCCGATACGGTGGAGTGTCTGGCAACGGCCCATGTGGATGATCTGCTCCGGCTCTGTCTGGAGCCAGGGGAATAA
- a CDS encoding ROK family protein, which translates to MLPIHEVIANPKAREIYFTVRKHGTVSKQTLLDESGLTISTLTRILDELLSQELLVEVGFGESTGGRRPTLYETNPSYAYLLGLEISRTHAKLVLTDFHLRLLGEHTWSMDAGLTPELLMESLHRQGLQMLDAASVQLSRVAGLGIGAVGPLDRTAGVILNPARFPAEGWSQVHIKEQLEQRLGVPVYLDNGANTALLGEYWAGSNRMQQHLLYLHAGIGLRSAIMNDGRLLYGITDTEGAVGQMIIDRAGVPPQIPGGNAGAWESYVSVRTLEGQAREAWRLDSSTSLRALAEHEEALEFVHLLEALKERDPVMVRLFDEMAVACGIGLANLINILHPEEVILGGPLFLAADFYETATRIALERTYYRGQYNVRFTRSSLGERAVAAGACALVLHQLTS; encoded by the coding sequence TTGCTGCCTATTCATGAAGTCATCGCCAATCCCAAAGCCAGAGAGATCTATTTCACGGTCAGAAAACATGGTACCGTCTCCAAGCAGACCCTGCTGGACGAAAGCGGACTGACCATAAGCACATTAACACGCATCCTGGATGAACTGTTGTCCCAGGAGCTTCTGGTTGAGGTCGGCTTCGGCGAATCCACCGGAGGACGCCGCCCTACCCTCTATGAGACGAATCCATCTTACGCTTATCTGCTCGGACTGGAGATCTCCCGGACCCATGCCAAGCTTGTGCTGACGGACTTTCATCTGCGCTTGCTGGGCGAGCATACCTGGAGCATGGATGCAGGGCTTACCCCCGAGCTTCTAATGGAGTCGCTCCACAGACAAGGCTTACAGATGCTTGACGCAGCCTCTGTCCAGCTTAGCCGGGTCGCCGGTCTGGGCATCGGCGCGGTTGGTCCGCTGGACCGCACAGCCGGAGTTATCCTGAATCCGGCCCGTTTTCCTGCTGAGGGCTGGTCACAAGTACATATCAAGGAACAGCTGGAGCAGCGCCTGGGGGTGCCTGTCTATCTGGATAATGGAGCCAATACGGCACTGCTCGGCGAATACTGGGCCGGCAGCAACCGGATGCAGCAGCACCTTCTCTATCTCCATGCCGGAATCGGCCTGCGCTCCGCTATTATGAACGATGGGCGGCTGCTCTACGGCATAACCGATACCGAGGGAGCGGTCGGGCAGATGATCATTGACCGCGCGGGAGTGCCGCCGCAGATTCCCGGCGGCAACGCCGGGGCCTGGGAGAGCTATGTGTCGGTCCGGACGCTGGAGGGGCAGGCCCGCGAGGCCTGGCGGCTGGACAGCAGCACAAGCCTCCGTGCTCTGGCAGAGCATGAGGAGGCTTTAGAATTCGTCCATCTGCTGGAAGCGCTCAAGGAGCGCGATCCGGTGATGGTCCGGTTATTCGATGAGATGGCGGTAGCCTGCGGCATCGGGCTGGCGAATCTGATCAATATTCTCCACCCGGAGGAGGTTATCCTCGGCGGCCCGCTGTTCCTCGCCGCAGATTTCTATGAGACGGCCACACGGATCGCTCTGGAGCGGACCTACTACCGCGGACAATACAACGTCCGCTTCACCCGGAGCAGCCTGGGCGAGCGTGCAGTTGCAGCAGGAGCATGTGCGCTGGTGCTGCACCAGTTGACAAGCTGA
- a CDS encoding ABC transporter substrate-binding protein, whose amino-acid sequence MQKKWLGLSLSLMLAAGIAGCGGNGNNNKSGGAAEGTPGAATASPTASAAAETGEPVQLKYWTDDRHDQEYIKELINKFNETNGENIQVELTVMSENYAQSVDIAFTSNQAPDILRLKSGNTPEFVKKGYLAPIDDYLTDEIKTKFGSLLIDNVNRFDGKVYSLANTGLTLRLIYNKDLFDKAGIANPPVSLQEMVDDAKKITEAGKSEGVYGFALNFKSPKAAFDRSIREILSLSGYQGLGFDLKTGQFDFAPYSQVIEYFKQMYEDRSILPGAETLDIDPLRAQFAAGKIGMYLSFSTEPGVYQDQFPTEINWAGALAPTLDGQIKGTSEIVSAGTWLGISAKSAHQEAAWKFMQYMYGDDILKTYHEKGFGIAVVPGIVEQAQKPEIGGMEGFLVGEHDSLWPAVPNVTPEGSTYADAFFKYMLSGGDSKAIAADLNTRYNDALSKAVEKGEVTVTPDPAFDPMKPQGE is encoded by the coding sequence ATGCAGAAAAAATGGTTGGGCCTCAGCCTGAGCCTCATGCTGGCCGCCGGAATCGCCGGCTGCGGCGGGAACGGGAACAATAACAAGAGCGGTGGTGCGGCAGAGGGAACACCCGGAGCGGCAACAGCGAGTCCGACAGCTTCGGCCGCAGCAGAAACAGGCGAGCCGGTACAGCTTAAGTACTGGACGGATGACCGTCATGACCAGGAATATATCAAGGAACTGATCAACAAGTTCAATGAGACGAACGGCGAGAATATCCAGGTGGAACTGACAGTCATGTCTGAGAATTACGCGCAGAGCGTTGACATTGCCTTCACCAGCAACCAGGCACCGGATATCCTGCGTCTGAAGAGCGGCAATACCCCCGAATTTGTCAAAAAAGGCTATCTGGCTCCGATTGACGATTACCTGACCGACGAGATCAAAACGAAATTCGGCAGCCTGCTGATCGATAATGTCAACCGTTTTGACGGCAAGGTGTATTCGTTGGCCAATACCGGCCTCACCCTGCGTCTGATCTACAATAAGGATCTCTTTGACAAAGCCGGCATCGCGAATCCTCCGGTATCGCTGCAGGAAATGGTCGATGATGCCAAGAAAATAACCGAAGCCGGCAAATCGGAGGGCGTCTACGGCTTCGCGCTGAACTTCAAAAGCCCGAAGGCGGCCTTTGACCGTTCGATCCGCGAGATTCTCTCCTTGAGCGGCTATCAGGGTCTTGGCTTTGACCTGAAGACAGGCCAGTTCGACTTCGCGCCTTACTCTCAGGTTATCGAGTATTTCAAGCAGATGTACGAAGACAGAAGTATTCTGCCGGGGGCGGAGACACTGGATATCGACCCGCTGCGCGCCCAATTTGCCGCAGGCAAAATCGGCATGTACCTCAGCTTCTCGACGGAGCCGGGCGTATACCAGGACCAGTTCCCGACAGAGATCAACTGGGCAGGTGCGCTGGCCCCTACGCTGGACGGGCAGATTAAGGGAACCTCGGAGATCGTATCCGCCGGTACCTGGCTCGGGATCAGCGCGAAATCGGCGCATCAGGAGGCCGCCTGGAAATTCATGCAGTACATGTACGGCGACGATATTCTGAAGACGTATCATGAGAAGGGCTTCGGGATTGCTGTAGTGCCGGGTATTGTGGAGCAGGCCCAGAAGCCGGAAATTGGCGGTATGGAAGGCTTCCTGGTCGGCGAGCATGACTCGCTCTGGCCTGCTGTGCCGAACGTCACGCCGGAAGGCTCTACCTATGCGGATGCTTTCTTCAAATATATGCTTTCGGGTGGGGACTCCAAGGCCATTGCTGCTGATCTGAATACAAGATACAATGACGCATTGTCCAAAGCAGTGGAGAAGGGCGAGGTTACCGTTACACCGGACCCGGCCTTTGATCCAATGAAGCCGCAGGGAGAATAA
- a CDS encoding carbohydrate ABC transporter permease, which yields MIYKWKRLGENSLFLAPSIILTLTLGIYPLIWMLRYMFYDYAGYGEALFTGLDNFSRLLRDNLFWESVRNTFIFAGGKLLLTLPLSLLLAVILNGRLRGSNLLRGIYFMPTVISTAVISVVFYNIFNSYNGMVNTVLMKLHLVSQPVDWLGPKHAMLTVIIVAVWGAVGNYMLLFLAGLQSIPQDLYESASIDGANAGRRFWNITLPMLAPVAQMVIMLAIIASLKGYESIMVITEGGPIGKTEVMYLYLYKLLFPVSTGSPVTQQLGYGSAVGFATAVIVGAVTGLYFFFSRKMNKVY from the coding sequence ATGATCTACAAATGGAAAAGGCTTGGGGAGAATTCCCTGTTCCTGGCACCGAGCATCATTCTGACGCTCACTCTCGGCATCTATCCTCTCATCTGGATGCTGCGCTATATGTTCTATGATTATGCAGGTTACGGCGAGGCGCTGTTTACCGGGCTGGACAATTTCAGCCGGCTGCTGCGGGATAACCTGTTCTGGGAATCGGTCCGCAACACCTTCATCTTTGCCGGAGGAAAGCTGCTGCTGACCCTGCCGCTGTCGCTGCTGCTGGCTGTTATTCTTAACGGCAGATTGCGCGGGTCTAATCTGCTCCGGGGTATATATTTCATGCCGACGGTCATTAGTACCGCGGTCATCTCCGTTGTTTTTTATAACATCTTCAATTCCTATAACGGAATGGTTAACACGGTTCTGATGAAGCTGCATCTCGTCTCCCAGCCGGTAGACTGGCTTGGTCCGAAGCATGCGATGCTGACGGTAATTATTGTGGCGGTGTGGGGTGCAGTCGGGAACTATATGCTGCTATTCCTCGCCGGGCTGCAGAGCATTCCGCAGGACCTGTACGAGAGCGCGTCCATCGACGGAGCGAACGCCGGAAGACGCTTCTGGAATATTACACTTCCGATGCTGGCTCCGGTAGCCCAGATGGTCATTATGCTGGCGATTATCGCTTCCCTGAAGGGCTATGAGAGCATCATGGTCATCACCGAAGGCGGACCGATCGGCAAAACGGAAGTGATGTATCTCTACCTCTACAAGCTGCTGTTCCCTGTATCCACCGGTTCACCGGTAACGCAGCAGCTCGGTTACGGCAGCGCCGTGGGCTTCGCCACCGCTGTGATTGTCGGAGCGGTAACCGGCCTGTACTTCTTCTTCAGCCGCAAAATGAACAAGGTGTATTAG
- a CDS encoding MarR family winged helix-turn-helix transcriptional regulator — translation MDKHSIETIELEMAVLFRRLTSITTFKKIGNLDRAAYLLLHHIASREGTAGIKAISDEFQLDISTVSRQAASLESKGYITRVADPVDGRAYSLQITETGQASLEENRQVRQEMIEQLLKGWSEEEGQLFGELLQKFNATFLEEG, via the coding sequence ATGGACAAACATTCAATTGAGACAATAGAGCTGGAAATGGCGGTTCTGTTCCGCCGGCTCACTTCAATTACCACGTTCAAAAAAATCGGCAATCTGGATCGTGCGGCCTACCTGCTGCTGCATCACATTGCATCTCGTGAAGGAACTGCCGGGATAAAGGCAATCTCCGATGAGTTTCAGTTGGATATTTCTACGGTCAGCCGGCAGGCTGCCTCACTGGAGAGTAAGGGGTACATCACCCGGGTAGCGGACCCTGTGGACGGGCGGGCTTATTCGCTGCAGATTACGGAGACGGGCCAAGCGAGTCTGGAGGAGAACCGGCAGGTCCGGCAGGAGATGATCGAACAACTGCTAAAGGGCTGGTCGGAGGAGGAGGGACAGCTGTTCGGGGAGCTGCTGCAGAAGTTCAATGCAACTTTTCTGGAGGAAGGCTGA
- a CDS encoding carbohydrate ABC transporter permease: MNESVISKQPAGRPQTADRTPGSAGRILTRTVMWIFLLVTAVLTLFPLLMTLTGSLKTGAEMMTGGTLLPAKLQFNNYAEAWKQANFARYTWNSAFMSVMVTVGTLLVASMAAYVVDRRDFPGKRIYVTVQASMMFISVGAIVLRPQFDLMVALNLNTTLWGVILILVSAHSSTFFMLQGFFKAIPRELDEAAMVDGSGFIRTFFRIILPLLTPGLGVAGLFAFRHAWNEYILPLVFTMTNPKLQTLTVGLANLRYGSSAAMQIHLMMAGACLSILPMLLAYILANKTFIQVTAGSVKG; encoded by the coding sequence ATGAACGAATCTGTGATATCCAAACAGCCCGCAGGGCGGCCGCAGACGGCTGACCGGACGCCCGGCTCTGCCGGGAGAATATTGACCCGGACCGTGATGTGGATCTTTCTGCTGGTAACGGCGGTTCTGACCCTGTTTCCGCTGCTGATGACGCTGACCGGCTCGCTGAAGACCGGGGCCGAGATGATGACGGGGGGAACCCTGCTTCCTGCCAAGCTGCAATTTAATAACTATGCCGAAGCCTGGAAGCAGGCCAATTTCGCCCGCTATACCTGGAACAGTGCTTTTATGAGTGTGATGGTGACGGTGGGAACGCTGCTGGTGGCCTCGATGGCTGCTTATGTGGTGGACCGGCGTGATTTTCCGGGGAAAAGGATTTATGTCACAGTGCAGGCGTCCATGATGTTCATTTCAGTCGGGGCCATTGTCCTGCGCCCGCAGTTCGATCTCATGGTTGCGCTGAATCTGAATACCACGCTGTGGGGGGTTATTCTGATTCTGGTCAGTGCCCATTCCAGTACCTTCTTCATGCTGCAGGGCTTCTTCAAGGCGATTCCCCGGGAGCTGGATGAGGCGGCGATGGTGGACGGCTCGGGCTTCATCCGCACCTTTTTCCGTATTATTCTGCCGCTCTTGACCCCTGGGCTTGGGGTGGCCGGATTGTTCGCCTTCCGCCATGCCTGGAATGAATACATTCTGCCGCTGGTCTTCACGATGACCAATCCGAAGCTGCAGACGCTGACAGTCGGGCTGGCGAATCTCCGCTACGGCTCTTCAGCAGCGATGCAGATTCATCTGATGATGGCCGGGGCCTGCCTGTCCATCCTGCCGATGCTGCTGGCGTATATTCTTGCGAATAAAACCTTCATTCAGGTGACGGCGGGTTCGGTGAAGGGGTAA
- a CDS encoding FAD-dependent oxidoreductase, which translates to MNYGHITVPQAEVPVSSEVDVLVIGGGAAGIAAAISAAEGGASTMIVEQRGYLGGMGTVALVPAFCPYTDKVKPIIRGLGLKLMERMKQACDPEYQEEYREQLDWVPIDPEVLKRVYDSAVLESGVTPLFHTFVYDVVRSSDGQTIEGVMIVNKSGRSFIRCRYIIDCTGDGDIAALSGVPFQKGGDDGELQPGSMCYLLANVDRPSFSRFLAETGDTSQLHRTVEQAILEGALPEGRKSISGLAWVSDQLVGVNFGHVFGVDGTKAEDLTRGAIEGRRTVLRQLEFFRKYVPGFEQAHLVASGEQLGIRETRRIQGDYTLTVDDFVAARSFPDDIARNAYYIDIHLATSKSDMTFNHLPPGVSHGVPYRVMLPVGIRNLWVAGRSVSSDRAVQGSLRVMPNCFSMGQACGMAATLALRDGTDSRSISVPELQQRLLEQDVWLGENFASGAAERDREAGQAE; encoded by the coding sequence ATGAATTACGGACATATTACAGTACCGCAGGCTGAGGTGCCTGTCTCCAGCGAGGTTGATGTGCTGGTTATCGGCGGCGGGGCGGCAGGGATTGCCGCCGCGATCTCGGCGGCTGAAGGCGGGGCAAGCACGATGATCGTGGAGCAGCGCGGGTATCTGGGTGGAATGGGCACCGTGGCGCTGGTGCCTGCCTTCTGTCCCTATACGGACAAGGTCAAGCCGATTATCCGTGGCCTCGGCCTGAAGCTGATGGAGCGGATGAAGCAGGCTTGTGACCCGGAGTATCAGGAGGAATACCGCGAGCAGCTCGACTGGGTGCCGATTGATCCTGAGGTGTTGAAGCGTGTCTATGACAGCGCTGTGCTGGAGAGTGGTGTGACGCCGCTGTTCCACACCTTTGTCTACGATGTGGTGCGGTCTTCAGACGGGCAGACCATAGAGGGCGTAATGATTGTCAACAAATCCGGCAGGTCATTTATCCGCTGCCGTTATATCATCGACTGCACCGGCGACGGCGACATTGCGGCCCTGTCGGGCGTGCCGTTCCAGAAGGGCGGCGATGACGGGGAGCTTCAGCCGGGCAGCATGTGTTATCTGCTGGCGAATGTAGACCGTCCCAGCTTCAGCCGCTTCCTGGCGGAGACGGGAGATACAAGTCAATTGCACCGGACCGTGGAGCAGGCCATTCTGGAAGGGGCGCTGCCGGAAGGCCGCAAATCGATCTCCGGCCTGGCCTGGGTGAGCGATCAGCTGGTCGGCGTGAACTTCGGCCATGTGTTCGGGGTAGACGGAACGAAGGCCGAGGACCTGACGCGCGGAGCCATTGAAGGCCGCCGGACGGTGCTGCGGCAGCTTGAATTCTTCCGGAAGTATGTGCCCGGCTTCGAGCAGGCGCATCTGGTAGCAAGCGGAGAGCAGCTTGGTATCCGGGAGACGCGGCGCATCCAGGGAGATTATACGCTGACTGTGGACGACTTTGTGGCAGCGCGTTCTTTTCCGGACGATATCGCCCGCAATGCGTATTACATTGATATTCATCTGGCGACCAGCAAAAGTGATATGACCTTTAATCATCTGCCGCCGGGCGTCTCCCACGGGGTGCCTTACCGGGTGATGCTTCCGGTGGGCATCCGCAATCTCTGGGTTGCGGGACGTTCGGTGTCCTCGGACCGGGCGGTGCAAGGCTCGCTTCGGGTAATGCCGAACTGCTTCTCGATGGGCCAGGCCTGCGGCATGGCAGCAACGCTTGCGCTGCGGGACGGCACGGACTCCCGCAGCATTTCGGTTCCTGAGCTTCAGCAGCGCCTGCTGGAGCAGGATGTGTGGCTCGGGGAGAATTTCGCTTCCGGGGCGGCGGAGCGGGATAGGGAAGCGGGACAGGCGGAATGA
- a CDS encoding SGNH/GDSL hydrolase family protein translates to MKDVKSVKHLLLQEAWFHGAVSLEHRQEGIKPWRIPFRDYDLYPPEGIGGKAEICSGIRLRLASGSETLLLWFEPLAEDTSLDCVADGRLVQTLRLAAGAAEARFTGLAPGVKELEIYLPQNTGMTLSGLAIDADAAAEPLADTRPRWVTYGSSITQCVAARSPSRTWPVIAAGEIGYHLTNLGFSGNCLMEPMIGRLIRDLPADLITLCVGVNIYGAASSSPRMFKPLLIGLLETIREKHAETPLVIISPIYGTERETEENPLGFTLPLMRREIADTVELLRARGDRHLHYLDGLEWFGPADGELLTDGLHPGPEGYELLGSRFSGRLAAALRGEMLH, encoded by the coding sequence ATGAAGGACGTAAAGAGCGTGAAGCACCTTCTTTTGCAAGAGGCGTGGTTTCACGGGGCGGTCTCACTGGAGCACCGGCAGGAGGGAATCAAGCCTTGGCGGATTCCCTTCCGGGACTATGATCTGTATCCGCCGGAGGGAATCGGCGGCAAGGCGGAGATCTGCTCCGGCATCCGGCTGCGGCTGGCATCCGGCTCGGAGACCCTCCTCCTATGGTTTGAGCCGCTTGCGGAGGACACTTCGCTGGATTGTGTGGCTGACGGCCGGCTGGTACAGACGCTCCGGCTTGCTGCGGGGGCAGCGGAGGCCCGCTTCACCGGGCTTGCCCCTGGTGTGAAGGAACTGGAAATCTATCTGCCGCAGAACACCGGTATGACGCTCAGCGGTCTTGCCATTGATGCTGACGCTGCTGCCGAACCGCTGGCGGACACGCGTCCCCGCTGGGTGACGTATGGAAGCTCGATTACCCAGTGTGTGGCGGCGCGGAGCCCGTCGCGCACCTGGCCGGTGATCGCCGCCGGGGAGATCGGCTATCACTTGACCAATCTCGGCTTTTCCGGCAACTGCCTGATGGAGCCGATGATAGGCCGGCTAATTCGGGATCTGCCGGCTGACCTGATTACCTTATGCGTCGGCGTGAACATCTATGGCGCAGCGTCTTCCAGCCCGCGGATGTTCAAGCCGCTGCTGATCGGTCTGCTGGAGACCATCCGGGAGAAGCATGCAGAGACACCGCTGGTGATCATCTCGCCGATCTACGGAACGGAGCGTGAGACAGAGGAGAACCCGCTCGGCTTCACCCTGCCGCTAATGCGCCGGGAGATCGCTGATACGGTGGAACTGCTGCGGGCGCGGGGAGACCGCCATCTGCATTACCTGGATGGTCTGGAGTGGTTCGGTCCGGCGGACGGAGAGCTGCTGACCGACGGCCTGCACCCCGGCCCCGAAGGCTATGAGCTGCTGGGCAGCCGCTTCAGTGGCAGGCTGGCGGCTGCGCTCCGGGGCGAAATGCTGCACTAG
- a CDS encoding amidase, translating to MSLSAYSGYDALGLAALVKAREVSARELVEAAYARMDEVNPLLNAVIRTRREAALKEAAEMPLDSGDTPRPFAGVPFLLKDISQAIGGEPLTSGALLMKDNVAKRDSNYVARIRRGGFIPLGHTNTPEFGLKNITEPLLHGPARNPWNPACSPGGSSGGAAAAVAAGIVPAAGASDGGGSIRIPASFTGLFGLKPTRGRTPVGPGIGRQWQGASIDFALTRSVRDSAAMLDLLQVVQPEAAFQTPLYPGVYLDDLLKPAQRKLRIAFTTASPVGTPVSAEAVEAVRKTVKWLESEGYEVEEKLSPVNGVRLMDNYYTMNAGEVSAMFLSLESAMGRAIKAEEVDIVTWVLAEAGKQVSAAEFVHSLHEWDVAAAQMAALMDRFDLYITPANADSAPKVGELTQTAAETEELMQVSGLPKDAQRRMIYEMFEPSLTYTPFTQLANLTGQPAMSVPVHLTAEGMPIGVQVMASKGREDLLLQLAACLEQSPLWVGMSGNAGFA from the coding sequence ATGTCGTTGTCTGCTTATTCCGGTTATGATGCGCTGGGGCTTGCCGCCCTAGTGAAGGCACGGGAAGTCTCTGCGCGTGAGCTTGTGGAAGCCGCCTATGCCCGGATGGATGAGGTAAATCCGCTGCTGAATGCGGTGATACGTACCCGCCGGGAGGCCGCGCTGAAGGAGGCTGCGGAGATGCCCCTTGATTCCGGGGATACCCCCCGTCCGTTCGCCGGCGTCCCCTTCCTGCTGAAGGATATCTCCCAGGCGATTGGCGGCGAACCGCTGACCTCGGGCGCTCTGCTGATGAAGGACAATGTCGCGAAGCGGGACTCTAACTATGTGGCCCGTATCCGGCGCGGCGGCTTCATTCCGCTGGGCCATACGAATACGCCGGAATTCGGGCTCAAAAATATCACCGAACCCCTCCTCCACGGCCCGGCCCGCAATCCCTGGAACCCCGCCTGTTCACCCGGCGGCTCCAGCGGCGGTGCGGCGGCAGCGGTTGCCGCCGGGATCGTCCCGGCCGCCGGAGCCAGTGACGGCGGCGGCTCCATCCGCATACCGGCCTCGTTCACCGGCCTGTTCGGGCTGAAGCCGACGCGCGGGCGCACGCCGGTCGGCCCGGGGATCGGCCGCCAGTGGCAGGGCGCATCGATTGATTTTGCGCTTACCCGCTCTGTGCGGGACAGCGCCGCGATGCTGGATCTGCTGCAGGTGGTGCAGCCGGAAGCGGCTTTTCAGACGCCGCTGTATCCGGGCGTCTATCTGGACGATCTGCTGAAGCCTGCGCAGCGGAAGCTGCGGATCGCCTTCACCACCGCTTCGCCAGTGGGAACACCGGTATCTGCTGAGGCAGTAGAGGCCGTGCGGAAGACGGTCAAGTGGCTGGAGTCCGAGGGCTATGAGGTAGAAGAGAAGCTGAGCCCGGTCAACGGGGTCCGGCTGATGGACAACTACTATACGATGAACGCAGGAGAAGTATCTGCCATGTTCCTCTCGCTGGAGAGCGCCATGGGTCGTGCAATTAAAGCAGAGGAAGTGGATATTGTCACCTGGGTGCTGGCCGAAGCCGGGAAGCAGGTCTCGGCGGCAGAATTCGTACACAGTCTGCACGAATGGGATGTAGCCGCTGCGCAGATGGCCGCGCTGATGGACCGCTTCGATCTGTATATTACCCCGGCCAATGCAGACTCCGCGCCGAAGGTTGGAGAACTGACCCAGACTGCGGCGGAGACAGAGGAGCTGATGCAGGTCAGCGGGCTGCCGAAGGACGCGCAGCGGCGGATGATCTACGAGATGTTCGAGCCGAGCCTGACCTACACGCCCTTCACCCAGCTCGCCAATCTGACCGGCCAGCCCGCCATGAGCGTGCCGGTGCATCTTACAGCCGAAGGAATGCCGATCGGCGTCCAGGTTATGGCCTCCAAGGGACGCGAAGACCTGCTGCTCCAGCTCGCCGCTTGTCTGGAGCAATCCCCGCTATGGGTGGGGATGAGCGGGAATGCAGGCTTTGCTTGA
- a CDS encoding CBS domain-containing protein, producing the protein MKAHEFMVRQVYKVKQEDTVRTFIEKCIAHRISGMPVVNDRNEIVAYLSDGDIMRYIGRHEDLIVDSFFQINVFVGDNDLFEERAQKLLGLNVMAIAKKKVITVHAEEDIEAIATILGKKQIKKVPVERNHVLVGIISRGDVIRHSFKALL; encoded by the coding sequence ATGAAAGCCCATGAGTTCATGGTCCGTCAGGTGTACAAGGTTAAGCAGGAGGACACCGTACGGACTTTTATTGAGAAATGTATTGCCCACCGGATCAGCGGTATGCCTGTCGTGAATGACCGGAATGAGATTGTCGCCTACCTCAGCGACGGGGATATCATGCGCTACATCGGCAGACATGAGGATCTGATTGTGGATTCTTTTTTCCAGATTAATGTGTTCGTCGGGGATAATGATCTGTTCGAGGAACGGGCGCAGAAGCTGCTGGGTCTGAACGTAATGGCTATCGCCAAGAAGAAGGTCATCACTGTGCATGCCGAAGAAGATATTGAAGCCATCGCCACCATCCTCGGCAAAAAGCAAATCAAAAAGGTTCCCGTTGAACGGAACCATGTGCTGGTCGGCATCATCAGCCGCGGCGATGTGATCCGCCATTCCTTCAAGGCGCTGCTCTAG